One Lysobacter enzymogenes DNA segment encodes these proteins:
- a CDS encoding amino acid permease, with the protein MSRGLFITKPVAPAGHVDAGEPVEGSLQGEATLKRSLTATQLVMLGIGAVIGAGIFVLSGHAAAEHAGPAIVLSFVVAGIACALAGLCYAEFSAMLPVSGSAYSYSYATLGEFVAWFIGWNLVLEYLFAASTVAVGWSGYLNSLLTTFGVGLPASLSAAPLNMVDGAFVYTGGLVNLPAVVIVAALSGLCYVGITQSAFINTIIVAIKVVVITLFVAFAAKYVNPDNWVPFIPESQGPGKYGIDGVIRGASVVFFAYIGFDAVSTAAGEAKNPQRDMPIGILGSLVICTIIYIIVSGVLTGLLPYHMLSTPKPVATALEAYPALGWLKLVVEIGAIAGLSSVILVMLMGQPRIFYSMAKDGLLPQFFAKVHPKFQTPYVGTIIVGVFACILAGLFPINLLGELVSMGTLLAFATVCVGVLILRNTRPDLPRPFRVPLAVVVCPLGAAACLYLFWKPFSEHWHLMTGWTAIGMLIYFGYGYHNSKLRKAAGGKA; encoded by the coding sequence ATGTCGAGAGGCCTGTTCATCACCAAGCCGGTGGCACCCGCCGGCCATGTGGACGCCGGCGAGCCCGTAGAGGGCAGCCTCCAGGGCGAGGCAACGCTGAAACGGTCTCTGACCGCGACCCAATTGGTGATGCTGGGCATCGGCGCGGTCATCGGCGCCGGCATCTTCGTCCTCTCCGGCCACGCCGCGGCCGAGCACGCCGGCCCGGCGATCGTGCTGAGCTTCGTCGTCGCCGGCATCGCCTGCGCGCTGGCGGGCCTGTGCTACGCCGAGTTCTCGGCGATGCTGCCGGTGTCGGGCAGCGCCTACTCCTATTCTTATGCCACGCTCGGCGAGTTCGTCGCCTGGTTCATCGGCTGGAACCTGGTGCTGGAATACCTGTTCGCCGCGTCCACCGTCGCGGTGGGCTGGTCGGGCTACCTCAACAGCCTGCTGACGACTTTCGGCGTCGGCCTGCCGGCGTCGCTGTCGGCCGCGCCGCTCAACATGGTCGACGGCGCGTTCGTCTACACCGGCGGCCTGGTCAATCTGCCGGCGGTGGTCATCGTCGCCGCGCTCAGCGGCCTGTGCTACGTCGGCATCACCCAGTCGGCCTTCATCAACACGATCATCGTCGCGATCAAGGTCGTGGTGATCACCTTGTTCGTCGCTTTCGCCGCCAAGTACGTCAACCCGGACAACTGGGTGCCGTTCATTCCGGAAAGCCAGGGGCCCGGCAAGTACGGCATCGACGGCGTGATCCGCGGCGCCTCGGTGGTGTTCTTCGCCTACATCGGTTTCGACGCGGTCTCCACCGCCGCCGGCGAAGCCAAGAACCCGCAGCGCGACATGCCGATCGGCATCCTCGGCTCGCTGGTGATCTGCACCATCATCTACATCATCGTCTCCGGCGTGCTGACCGGCCTGCTGCCGTACCACATGCTGAGCACGCCCAAGCCGGTCGCGACCGCGCTGGAAGCCTATCCGGCGCTGGGCTGGCTGAAGCTGGTGGTCGAAATCGGCGCCATCGCCGGCCTCAGCTCGGTGATCCTGGTCATGCTGATGGGCCAGCCGCGCATCTTCTATTCGATGGCGAAAGACGGCCTGCTGCCGCAGTTCTTCGCCAAGGTGCATCCGAAGTTCCAGACCCCGTACGTGGGCACGATCATCGTCGGCGTGTTCGCCTGCATCCTGGCCGGCCTGTTCCCGATCAACCTGCTCGGCGAACTGGTGTCGATGGGCACCCTGCTGGCGTTCGCCACGGTCTGCGTCGGCGTGCTGATCCTGCGCAACACCCGCCCCGACCTGCCGCGTCCGTTCCGCGTGCCGCTGGCCGTCGTGGTCTGCCCGCTCGGCGCCGCCGCGTGTCTGTACCTGTTCTGGAAGCCGTTCTCCGAGCATTGGCACCTGATGACCGGCTGGACCGCGATCGGCATGCTGATCTACTTCGGCTACGGCTACCACAACAGCAAGCTGCGCAAGGCGGCGGGCGGCAAGGCCTGA